Proteins encoded by one window of Clostridium cagae:
- the ftsE gene encoding cell division ATP-binding protein FtsE — protein sequence MIEFKNISKIYDNNVKALSDVNIEINSGEFVFLVGPSGSGKSTFIKMILKEVEPTNGKIIIGNKDLSAINRKQIPYYRRKIGMVFQDFRLIPNLNVYENVAFAMRVVEASPREVRRRVPMVLSLVGLSHKYKMFPNELSGGEQQRVSLARALVNNPSVLIADEPTGNLDPETAREIMELLDDINKSGTTVLMATHAKEIVDYMKKRVIAIDRGEIVRDEKRGKYEDEN from the coding sequence ATGATTGAGTTTAAAAATATATCGAAAATTTATGATAATAATGTAAAAGCGTTAAGTGATGTAAATATAGAAATAAATTCAGGCGAATTCGTTTTCTTAGTAGGACCAAGTGGATCGGGAAAGTCAACATTTATTAAGATGATATTAAAAGAAGTGGAACCGACTAATGGTAAAATAATAATAGGAAATAAGGATTTATCAGCTATAAATAGAAAACAAATACCATATTATAGAAGAAAGATAGGTATGGTGTTTCAAGATTTCAGACTTATACCTAATTTAAATGTATATGAAAATGTTGCATTTGCTATGAGAGTAGTAGAGGCATCACCAAGAGAAGTAAGAAGAAGAGTACCTATGGTATTATCATTAGTAGGTTTATCTCATAAATATAAAATGTTTCCTAATGAACTATCTGGTGGAGAACAACAAAGAGTTTCGCTTGCAAGAGCATTAGTAAATAATCCATCTGTTTTAATAGCTGATGAACCAACAGGAAACTTAGATCCAGAAACAGCTAGAGAAATAATGGAGTTATTAGATGATATAAATAAATCAGGAACAACTGTTTTAATGGCCACTCATGCAAAGGAAATAGTTGATTATATGAAGAAGAGAGTTATAGCAATTGATAGAGGAGAAATAGTAAGAGACGAAAAGAGAGGTAAGTACGAAGATGAGAATTAA
- a CDS encoding PTS mannose/fructose/sorbose/N-acetylgalactosamine transporter subunit IIC: MNVTILQAVLIGFFYYISWSPWFTYAGFFTFNRPLVAGFITGIILGQPLEGALIGAGINVIYLGFISAGGAQMGDPAFAGYVGTALAIISDLDIETAMAIAVPLGTIATILWIGKMTINSFFVHWADREVEKGNIDAVGFINVIPPQIALFLLSFIPAALVVYYGPNAVSGLLEVLSPNVLHVFNVIGAMLPALGIAMNLKLIGNSFTMPFFVLGIIMSVHFKLDIVIISIIGMVIALTVTAIKNSNSTSNA, translated from the coding sequence ATGAATGTTACAATTTTACAAGCTGTATTAATAGGGTTTTTCTATTACATATCATGGAGTCCATGGTTTACTTATGCAGGCTTTTTCACATTTAACAGACCTTTGGTAGCTGGATTTATAACAGGAATAATATTGGGGCAACCTTTAGAAGGTGCATTAATAGGAGCTGGTATAAATGTTATTTATTTAGGATTTATATCAGCAGGGGGAGCTCAAATGGGAGATCCTGCATTTGCTGGATATGTTGGTACTGCACTTGCAATAATCTCAGATTTAGACATTGAAACTGCAATGGCAATAGCAGTTCCTCTTGGTACTATTGCAACAATTCTATGGATAGGAAAAATGACAATTAATTCATTCTTTGTTCATTGGGCAGACAGAGAGGTTGAAAAAGGAAATATTGATGCTGTCGGATTTATAAATGTAATACCACCACAAATAGCACTTTTCTTACTAAGTTTTATACCAGCAGCATTAGTTGTGTATTATGGACCAAATGCAGTATCAGGATTATTAGAAGTTTTAAGTCCTAATGTATTACATGTATTTAATGTAATAGGTGCAATGTTACCAGCATTAGGTATTGCAATGAACTTAAAATTAATAGGAAACTCATTTACAATGCCATTCTTTGTATTAGGAATCATAATGTCAGTTCATTTTAAACTTGATATAGTTATTATATCAATAATAGGAATGGTAATTGCATTAACTGTAACTGCTATAAAGAATAGTAATTCTACTTCTAATGCATAA
- a CDS encoding PTS system mannose/fructose/sorbose family transporter subunit IID — protein MSELNVMPTNKPVEDNEIKTLNKMDVIKSWIRWFMFAQSNYNYERMQATSFAHSMLPIVKKLYKSKEDRKSAVQRHLAFFNTEPICGSVIHGITIAMEEEKSNGKPISDEGFNAIKTGLMGPLAGVGDTLTQGIITPILLAICIGITNTGNVAGPIIFLISQFAIMGGISFSLWMSGYNLGKKAVEQILQGGKINKVIETASVLGTLVMGGLVGRFVDLKTNISFNMGEVDFSLQTDLLDKLMPGLIPFALTLIVLQMVKKGVSPIKIMGILIGAGAILGALGIF, from the coding sequence ATGTCAGAATTAAATGTTATGCCTACAAATAAGCCTGTAGAAGATAATGAAATTAAAACTTTAAATAAAATGGATGTAATAAAATCTTGGATTAGATGGTTTATGTTTGCACAATCAAATTATAATTATGAAAGAATGCAAGCTACATCCTTTGCACACTCAATGTTACCTATTGTAAAGAAATTATATAAAAGTAAAGAGGATAGAAAATCAGCAGTTCAAAGACATTTAGCGTTTTTTAATACTGAACCTATTTGTGGATCTGTAATTCACGGTATAACTATAGCTATGGAAGAAGAAAAATCTAATGGTAAACCAATAAGTGATGAGGGATTTAATGCTATAAAAACAGGATTAATGGGACCTTTAGCAGGTGTTGGTGATACATTGACACAAGGGATCATCACACCTATCTTGCTTGCAATATGTATAGGTATTACTAATACAGGAAATGTTGCTGGACCAATAATATTTTTAATATCACAATTTGCTATAATGGGTGGTATATCATTTAGCTTATGGATGAGTGGGTACAACCTTGGTAAAAAAGCCGTGGAACAAATATTACAAGGTGGAAAAATAAATAAAGTAATTGAAACTGCATCTGTACTTGGTACTCTTGTAATGGGTGGACTTGTTGGTAGATTTGTTGATTTAAAAACTAATATAAGTTTTAATATGGGAGAAGTTGATTTCAGTTTACAGACAGATCTTTTAGATAAATTAATGCCAGGATTAATACCATTTGCTTTGACATTAATAGTATTACAAATGGTTAAAAAAGGAGTTTCTCCAATTAAAATAATGGGAATACTTATAGGTGCCGGCGCAATTTTAGGAGCTTTAGGTATATTCTAA
- the ftsX gene encoding permease-like cell division protein FtsX translates to MRINTFTYFIKDAFTSLKRNRTISFASILTVLITFFVLGIFILLAGNVNQAISSVQDKVDLEVFLKDDIKLIDQREIELKLRELEGVKDVVYKSKEEAYKKVQDTTSENEGLLQGYTLEHNPFPASFTVKLESPEYAENISQALDGFTGVEKIDNQKKVVDGIVKLVKGINIVGGALFIVLVGVSIFLIMNTTKLTVYSRRREVGIMKFVGATDWFIRWPFIIEGMVIGVLGSTLSCIVLFFAYKGVFSWIASMMMFVTLVPPIYILKVVLLEFIIGGILVGGIASASALRKFLIV, encoded by the coding sequence ATGAGAATTAATACATTTACATATTTTATAAAAGATGCATTTACTAGTTTAAAAAGAAATAGAACTATAAGTTTTGCCTCAATACTTACAGTACTTATAACCTTCTTTGTTTTAGGAATATTTATATTATTAGCAGGTAATGTAAATCAAGCTATTAGTAGCGTTCAAGACAAAGTAGATCTTGAAGTGTTCCTTAAAGACGACATAAAACTTATTGATCAAAGAGAAATAGAATTAAAATTAAGAGAACTAGAAGGTGTAAAAGACGTTGTATATAAATCAAAAGAAGAAGCATATAAGAAAGTTCAAGACACAACAAGTGAAAATGAAGGATTATTACAAGGTTATACTTTAGAACATAATCCATTCCCAGCTTCATTTACTGTAAAGTTAGAATCACCTGAATATGCAGAAAATATAAGCCAAGCTTTAGATGGATTTACAGGAGTTGAAAAGATAGACAATCAGAAAAAGGTTGTTGATGGAATCGTAAAACTTGTAAAAGGTATAAATATAGTTGGCGGAGCATTATTTATAGTTTTAGTTGGAGTATCTATTTTCTTAATAATGAATACAACTAAATTAACAGTTTATTCAAGAAGAAGAGAAGTTGGAATAATGAAGTTTGTAGGAGCCACTGATTGGTTTATAAGATGGCCTTTCATAATAGAAGGTATGGTAATTGGGGTTTTAGGATCTACATTATCATGCATAGTGTTATTCTTTGCTTATAAAGGAGTATTCAGTTGGATAGCATCAATGATGATGTTTGTCACTCTTGTTCCTCCTATATATATTTTAAAAGTAGTTTTATTAGAATTTATAATTGGTGGGATTTTAGTTGGTGGAATAGCTAGTGCATCAGCTTTAAGAAAATTCTTAATAGTATAA
- a CDS encoding YitT family protein translates to MRNFIKEYGIMTIGIILVALGNEYFFIPNNLAGGGITGVGIIINEFAPNISVGAITFILNAILLAVSFIFINGNFGVKTIYASLGLSIIMWFIEKFFNPVAITSDLIIATIFGTIIAAFGMALVFNQNSSTGGTDILAKILNKFFNLDIGKSLLIVDFIITFAAALVFGIDIGLYSMLSVIILGILVDNFIEGFNICKQVIIISQKNDEISKYLMDVLGRGCTFLKGTGGFTGNDSTVLYAVLSRNQFIKLKRFIQEIDTKAFIAVGEVHEVLGEGFKDIQMD, encoded by the coding sequence ATGAGAAATTTCATTAAAGAATATGGAATAATGACAATAGGCATAATATTAGTTGCACTAGGAAATGAATACTTTTTTATACCAAATAATCTTGCAGGTGGAGGCATAACAGGTGTTGGTATTATAATAAATGAATTTGCACCTAACATTTCAGTTGGAGCTATAACTTTTATATTAAATGCGATATTATTAGCTGTATCATTTATATTTATAAATGGAAATTTTGGGGTTAAAACAATATATGCAAGTTTAGGATTATCAATAATAATGTGGTTTATAGAAAAGTTCTTTAATCCAGTAGCTATAACTTCAGATTTAATTATAGCTACAATTTTTGGAACAATAATAGCTGCTTTTGGAATGGCTTTAGTGTTTAATCAAAATTCATCTACTGGTGGAACTGATATATTAGCCAAAATATTAAATAAATTTTTTAATTTAGATATAGGTAAATCATTATTAATAGTAGATTTTATTATTACATTTGCAGCAGCTTTAGTATTTGGAATAGATATAGGTTTATATTCCATGCTTAGTGTAATAATATTAGGAATACTTGTAGACAACTTTATTGAAGGGTTTAATATATGCAAACAAGTAATAATTATTAGTCAAAAAAATGATGAAATTAGTAAATATTTAATGGATGTACTAGGTAGAGGATGTACTTTTTTAAAAGGAACAGGTGGTTTCACTGGTAATGATTCAACAGTTTTGTATGCTGTATTAAGTAGAAATCAGTTTATAAAATTAAAAAGATTTATACAAGAAATAGATACAAAAGCATTTATAGCAGTTGGAGAAGTGCATGAAGTCTTAGGGGAAGGCTTTAAAGATATCCAAATGGATTAG
- a CDS encoding PDZ domain-containing protein, with the protein MELAFYTLRGVAGAIVNPGLMVVLIFLGIILYFKNRSLVMMQRLILGDNINTPLELTLSQIVLGIVAGAIGSTILSILGIRFWENSGIIYLFMISIILMFVKPRFICFSYSGAILGAISIVISLLSNVFPSLKSTTIFNIDIIYLMTFIGVLHIVEGFLVMIDGDRGSIPIFSNKNGKIIGGFSLNRYWVLSIAILILTLSNNDTSNYIATTISTPKGWPFISGNITNNLLALSTISIMPLYAVIGYSSITFTKSKKEKAVHSGLSILFYGICLTLIAQIARFGLIFEIVVIIFAPFAHEMMLKIQRDNENKQEPKFISDEEGLVVLEVVPRGIAYNLGIKPGNKLISVNNSVVNSEADVLIILKENFYNVTFKIKDLSGIIKEIPVKTSKGKRLGMLLVPRTIKEQDKICIKENKFSNILNNVKEKH; encoded by the coding sequence ATGGAATTAGCATTTTATACATTAAGAGGGGTCGCAGGTGCAATAGTAAATCCAGGATTGATGGTTGTACTAATTTTTTTAGGGATAATATTATATTTTAAAAATAGAAGTTTAGTTATGATGCAAAGATTAATTCTAGGGGATAATATAAATACGCCCCTAGAACTAACTTTATCACAAATTGTATTAGGAATAGTGGCGGGTGCAATAGGAAGTACTATACTTAGCATATTAGGAATAAGATTTTGGGAAAATTCAGGTATAATATATTTATTTATGATTTCAATAATTTTAATGTTTGTAAAACCAAGATTTATATGTTTTTCTTATTCTGGAGCTATATTAGGAGCTATAAGTATAGTAATTAGCCTATTATCAAATGTATTTCCGTCATTAAAGAGTACTACAATTTTTAATATTGATATAATATATCTTATGACATTTATAGGTGTATTACATATTGTTGAAGGTTTTCTAGTTATGATAGATGGAGATAGAGGTTCAATTCCTATTTTTAGTAACAAAAATGGAAAAATAATAGGTGGGTTTTCTCTTAATAGATATTGGGTTTTATCTATAGCAATATTAATATTAACATTATCTAATAATGATACAAGCAATTACATAGCAACTACTATATCAACACCTAAAGGATGGCCATTTATAAGTGGAAATATAACCAATAATTTATTAGCATTAAGCACAATATCAATAATGCCACTTTATGCTGTAATAGGTTATTCATCAATTACATTTACAAAAAGTAAAAAAGAAAAAGCTGTTCACTCAGGACTTTCTATATTATTTTATGGAATATGTTTAACTTTAATAGCTCAAATTGCAAGATTTGGACTTATTTTTGAAATAGTAGTAATAATATTTGCTCCATTTGCACATGAAATGATGTTAAAAATTCAAAGAGATAATGAAAATAAGCAAGAGCCTAAATTCATTAGTGATGAAGAGGGACTAGTTGTATTAGAAGTTGTTCCTAGAGGTATAGCGTATAATTTAGGAATAAAACCAGGAAATAAGTTAATCTCAGTGAATAATAGTGTTGTAAATTCTGAAGCAGATGTACTTATTATTTTAAAAGAAAATTTTTATAATGTTACTTTTAAAATTAAAGATTTAAGTGGAATAATAAAAGAAATACCAGTTAAAACTAGTAAAGGTAAAAGACTTGGTATGCTTTTAGTTCCAAGAACAATAAAAGAACAAGATAAAATATGTATAAAAGAAAACAAGTTTTCTAATATACTAAATAATGTAAAAGAAAAACATTAA
- a CDS encoding transketolase family protein, with protein sequence MGNKIATREAYGKALVKLSNMNKDVVVLDADLSKSTKTADFKAAAPERFINMGIAEANMMGVASGLSTCGKIPFVSTFAMFAAGRAFEQIRNSICYPKLNVKVCATHAGLTVGEDGASHQSVEDISLMRSIPNMTVINPADAIETEAAILAVAEYKGPCYVRLGRLAVENVNDNANYKFEIGKGVTLANGNDVTIVATGIMVKLALEAKEELAKDGIDARVINIHTIKPIDSDLLIKAAKETGAIVTAEEHSIIGGLGSAVSEVLCEEMPVPVLKVGIEDTFGESGKPEQLLKAYGLTTEKIVERAKKAISIKK encoded by the coding sequence ATGGGTAATAAAATAGCAACTAGAGAAGCTTATGGTAAAGCATTAGTAAAACTTTCAAACATGAATAAAGATGTTGTAGTATTAGATGCAGATTTATCAAAGTCAACTAAAACAGCAGATTTTAAAGCAGCTGCACCAGAAAGATTTATTAATATGGGAATAGCAGAAGCTAATATGATGGGAGTTGCATCAGGTCTTTCAACTTGTGGAAAAATTCCATTTGTTAGTACATTTGCAATGTTTGCAGCAGGTAGAGCATTTGAACAAATTAGAAATTCAATTTGTTATCCAAAACTTAATGTTAAAGTTTGTGCAACTCATGCAGGATTAACAGTAGGAGAAGATGGAGCATCTCATCAATCAGTTGAAGATATTTCATTAATGAGAAGTATTCCTAATATGACAGTAATAAATCCGGCAGATGCAATTGAAACTGAAGCAGCTATTTTAGCTGTAGCAGAATACAAAGGACCTTGTTATGTAAGACTTGGTAGATTAGCAGTTGAAAATGTAAATGATAATGCTAACTATAAGTTTGAAATAGGAAAAGGTGTAACATTAGCAAATGGAAATGATGTTACTATAGTAGCAACAGGAATAATGGTTAAATTAGCATTAGAAGCTAAAGAAGAATTAGCTAAAGACGGAATAGATGCAAGAGTTATTAATATTCATACTATAAAACCTATAGACTCAGATTTATTAATAAAAGCAGCTAAAGAAACTGGAGCTATTGTTACAGCTGAAGAACATAGTATAATTGGTGGATTAGGTTCTGCTGTATCAGAAGTATTATGTGAAGAAATGCCAGTTCCAGTATTAAAAGTTGGAATTGAAGATACATTTGGTGAAAGTGGAAAGCCAGAACAATTGTTAAAGGCATATGGCTTAACAACTGAAAAAATAGTTGAAAGAGCTAAAAAGGCTATATCAATTAAAAAATAA
- the uvrB gene encoding excinuclease ABC subunit UvrB translates to MGEFKIHSKFKPMGDQPQAIDTILKSIKQGNEFQTLLGVTGSGKTFTMANIIENLQRPTLILAHNKTLAAQLCSEFKEFFPENIVEYFVSYYDYYQPEAYVPQTDTFIEKDASINDEIDKLRHSATSALFERRDVIIVASVSCIYGLGNPDEYKKLTISLRKGMQKERDEIIKKLIEIQYERNDIDFSRGTFRVRGDLLDIIPSSTSSKGIRIEFFGDEIDRIREFDVLTGTIIGERNHVSIFPASHFATSKETVERSLGEIENELENRLRELNSQEKLLEAQRLRQRTNFDIEMIREMGYCSGIENYSRILDGRAPGTPPKTLIDYFPEDFLLFIDESHVTLPQVRAMYAGDRSRKNTLVDYGFRLPCAYDNRPLKFEEFEKKINQVMFVSATPAQYELEHSQSIAEQVIRPTGLLDPEIIIKPVKGQIDDLYTEIQETISRGYRILITTLTKRMAEDLTKYMIELGVKATYMHSDIDTIERMKIIRDLRLGEYDVLVGINLLREGLDIPEVALVAILDADKEGFLRSETSLIQTIGRAARNSESKVIMYADNITKSMKKAISETERRRKIQTEYNEEHGIIPQTINKEVRELIEATKVAEESTEYGMEVTKSLTKKEVKKLIKEYTDEMKLAAKNLQFERAAQLRDKIEELKGKE, encoded by the coding sequence ATGGGAGAATTTAAAATACATTCAAAATTTAAACCTATGGGAGATCAGCCACAAGCTATTGATACTATATTAAAGTCAATAAAGCAAGGCAATGAGTTTCAAACTTTATTAGGAGTAACTGGATCTGGTAAGACGTTTACTATGGCTAATATAATAGAAAATTTACAAAGACCAACTCTAATTTTGGCTCATAACAAAACTCTTGCAGCTCAATTATGCTCTGAATTTAAAGAGTTTTTTCCAGAAAATATAGTTGAGTACTTTGTATCTTATTATGACTATTATCAACCAGAAGCATATGTACCACAAACTGATACTTTCATTGAAAAAGATGCATCTATAAATGATGAGATAGATAAGCTTAGGCATTCGGCTACATCGGCACTTTTTGAAAGACGAGATGTAATTATAGTGGCATCAGTTTCTTGTATATATGGACTTGGTAATCCTGATGAATATAAAAAATTAACTATAAGTTTAAGAAAAGGAATGCAAAAAGAGAGAGATGAGATAATAAAAAAACTTATAGAGATTCAATATGAAAGAAATGATATAGATTTTTCAAGGGGAACATTTAGGGTAAGAGGAGATTTATTAGATATTATTCCATCATCAACTTCTAGTAAAGGAATAAGGATAGAGTTTTTTGGCGATGAAATTGATAGAATAAGAGAATTTGACGTGTTAACGGGAACAATAATAGGAGAAAGAAATCATGTTTCGATTTTCCCAGCATCTCACTTTGCAACTTCAAAAGAGACTGTAGAGAGATCTTTAGGTGAAATAGAGAATGAATTAGAAAATAGACTTAGAGAATTGAATTCACAAGAAAAATTATTAGAAGCTCAAAGATTAAGACAAAGAACAAACTTTGATATAGAGATGATAAGAGAAATGGGTTATTGTAGTGGAATAGAAAATTATTCTAGAATTTTAGATGGAAGAGCACCAGGTACACCTCCAAAGACATTAATAGATTATTTTCCAGAAGATTTTTTATTATTTATAGATGAAAGTCATGTTACATTACCTCAAGTAAGAGCGATGTATGCTGGAGATAGATCAAGAAAAAATACTCTAGTTGATTATGGATTTAGATTGCCATGTGCTTATGATAACAGGCCACTAAAGTTTGAAGAGTTTGAAAAAAAGATAAATCAAGTTATGTTTGTTAGTGCAACACCAGCTCAATATGAGTTGGAACATTCACAGTCTATAGCAGAGCAAGTTATAAGACCAACAGGATTATTAGATCCAGAAATTATTATAAAACCAGTAAAAGGTCAAATTGATGATTTATATACAGAAATTCAGGAAACAATATCAAGAGGATATAGAATATTAATTACAACATTAACTAAAAGAATGGCAGAAGATTTAACCAAATATATGATTGAATTAGGTGTAAAAGCTACGTATATGCATTCAGATATTGACACTATTGAAAGAATGAAAATTATTAGAGACTTAAGACTTGGTGAATATGATGTTTTAGTTGGAATAAATCTTTTAAGAGAAGGATTAGACATACCAGAAGTTGCTTTAGTTGCTATATTAGATGCAGATAAAGAAGGTTTTTTAAGATCGGAAACTTCCTTAATTCAAACAATAGGAAGAGCCGCTAGAAACTCAGAAAGTAAAGTAATAATGTATGCAGATAATATTACAAAATCAATGAAAAAGGCTATTAGTGAAACTGAAAGAAGAAGAAAAATACAAACAGAATATAATGAAGAGCATGGAATAATACCACAAACAATTAATAAAGAAGTTAGAGAGTTAATAGAGGCTACTAAAGTGGCTGAAGAATCAACAGAGTACGGTATGGAAGTAACAAAATCTTTAACTAAGAAAGAAGTAAAAAAACTTATAAAAGAATATACAGACGAAATGAAGCTTGCAGCTAAAAATCTTCAATTTGAAAGAGCAGCACAGTTAAGAGATAAGATAGAAGAATTGAAAGGAAAAGAGTGA
- a CDS encoding transketolase: MNNNKEKLQEISKLIRKDIVTMLTESASGHPGGSLSIADIMSVLFFNEMNIDPKNSKNPDRDRFVLSKGHAAPALYSALARKGYFDVEELNTLRKIGSRLQGHPNMNDLPGIDMSTGSLGQGISAAVGMALAGKLDNKNYRVYTILGDGELEEGQVWEASMSAAHYNLDNLTAFVDYNGLQIDGNISDVMNPAPIDKKFEAFGWNTLIIDGHDYDQILAAIEKAKNTKGQPTVIVCKTVKGKGVSFMENQAGWHGAAPSVEQRDQALREIGGEN, from the coding sequence ATGAATAATAACAAAGAAAAGCTTCAAGAAATATCAAAGCTTATAAGAAAAGATATAGTAACTATGCTTACTGAATCAGCATCAGGACATCCGGGTGGATCTTTATCAATAGCAGATATAATGAGTGTATTATTTTTTAATGAGATGAATATTGATCCTAAAAATTCAAAGAATCCTGATAGAGACAGATTTGTATTATCAAAAGGACATGCTGCACCAGCATTATACAGTGCATTAGCAAGAAAAGGTTATTTTGATGTAGAAGAATTAAATACTTTAAGAAAGATAGGATCTAGATTACAAGGACATCCTAATATGAATGACTTACCAGGAATTGATATGTCAACAGGTTCATTAGGACAAGGAATTTCAGCAGCTGTTGGAATGGCATTAGCAGGTAAATTAGATAATAAAAACTATAGAGTTTATACTATATTAGGTGATGGAGAGCTTGAAGAAGGCCAAGTTTGGGAAGCTTCAATGTCAGCTGCTCACTATAATTTAGATAATTTAACTGCATTTGTAGATTATAATGGATTACAAATAGATGGAAATATTTCAGATGTAATGAATCCAGCTCCAATTGATAAAAAATTTGAAGCTTTTGGATGGAATACTTTAATAATAGATGGTCATGATTATGATCAAATTTTAGCTGCAATCGAAAAAGCTAAAAACACAAAAGGACAACCAACGGTTATAGTATGTAAAACAGTAAAAGGTAAGGGTGTTTCATTCATGGAAAACCAAGCAGGATGGCATGGAGCAGCACCAAGCGTAGAACAACGTGATCAAGCATTAAGAGAAATTGGAGGGGAAAACTAA
- a CDS encoding S41 family peptidase gives MSDLRRGEEKSRINKTWRIIISTAMLLVIGTGCIFVGNYLATKGVLLTTSSQKVSSELKQIKDVNKYSALFQVREALISKFDGEIDDNVLLEGAIKGMTASLEDPYTVFMNKEEFSKFMEQTTGSFMGIGVQVGVKNDQITIIAPIEGSPAASAGLQSGDVIQKVNDVELDGTELDKAISMISGKEKAEVKLTIARGQNSPFDVNVTRDVIKVESIKGEMIDSSIGYIQLTSFMDENITDDFKNKINELKNSGMKGLILDLRGNPGGLLSQAVGVASQFIPDGKIITYTIDKYNNKAESPSVGGIAEGFPLVLLVDGGSASASEVVTGALRDYKVATIVGTTTFGKGIVQQPIRFSNDIGGLKVTVSKYYTPNGENIHKKGIAPDYEVEIPKDLFKEKYTRDIDPQFNKALQLITEKLN, from the coding sequence GTGAGTGATTTAAGAAGAGGCGAGGAAAAGTCTAGAATAAATAAGACATGGCGAATAATCATAAGTACTGCTATGCTACTAGTGATTGGAACTGGATGCATATTTGTAGGAAATTATTTAGCAACTAAAGGTGTATTGTTAACTACATCTTCACAAAAGGTTTCAAGTGAATTAAAACAAATAAAAGATGTGAATAAATATTCAGCATTGTTTCAAGTTAGAGAAGCTTTAATATCAAAGTTTGATGGTGAAATAGATGATAATGTACTGCTAGAGGGTGCTATTAAGGGAATGACAGCATCATTAGAAGATCCATACACAGTATTTATGAATAAAGAAGAATTCAGCAAATTTATGGAACAAACTACTGGCAGTTTTATGGGGATAGGAGTTCAAGTTGGAGTAAAGAATGATCAAATAACAATAATAGCTCCTATTGAAGGTTCACCAGCGGCTTCAGCAGGATTACAATCCGGTGATGTAATACAAAAAGTAAATGATGTTGAATTAGATGGAACAGAGCTTGATAAGGCAATATCTATGATTAGTGGAAAAGAAAAAGCAGAAGTGAAATTAACTATTGCTAGAGGTCAAAATAGTCCATTTGATGTAAATGTAACAAGGGATGTTATAAAAGTTGAATCAATAAAGGGAGAAATGATTGATTCGTCTATTGGTTATATACAATTAACATCTTTCATGGATGAAAACATTACGGACGATTTTAAAAATAAAATAAACGAATTAAAGAATTCTGGTATGAAAGGATTAATATTAGATTTAAGAGGAAATCCCGGAGGATTGCTTTCACAAGCTGTTGGAGTAGCATCTCAATTTATACCAGATGGAAAAATAATAACATATACTATTGATAAATATAATAATAAAGCTGAATCACCATCTGTTGGAGGAATAGCAGAAGGATTTCCGTTAGTATTACTTGTTGATGGAGGAAGTGCTAGTGCTTCAGAGGTTGTTACAGGAGCATTAAGAGATTATAAAGTAGCAACAATTGTTGGAACAACTACATTTGGAAAAGGGATAGTTCAACAACCTATCAGATTTTCAAATGATATAGGTGGACTTAAAGTAACAGTTTCAAAATATTATACCCCTAATGGAGAAAATATTCATAAAAAGGGAATAGCTCCTGATTATGAGGTGGAGATACCTAAAGATTTATTTAAAGAAAAATATACTAGAGATATAGATCCACAATTTAATAAAGCTTTGCAGCTTATAACTGAGAAGCTTAATTAG